The Polyangium spumosum genome includes a window with the following:
- a CDS encoding DEAD/DEAH box helicase: MTFPVSGRPVAAPVEAPRATGNAPIVPVSMGGEAPGAAFAALGLAAPLVRALVKEGYEHPTPIQSQSIPEALSGRDLLGCAQTGTGKTAAFVLPILQRLSKTQRHGGIRALVLTPTRELAAQIGERVTAYGRHLGLRHVVIYGGVGQRPQEENLAKGPDLLVATPGRLLDLMQQGFVRLDRVEVFVLDEADRMLDMGFIHDVRRVVAALPKQKQTLFFSATMPREIAALADNILVDPARVSVTPARAAADTVEQSIFFVEKADKRALLERLLRASSVERALVFTRTKHGANRISEQLVRAGIEALAIHGNKSQGARERALDRFRRGVTPVLVATDIAARGIDVEGVSHVINYDLPNVPESYVHRIGRTGRAGATGSAISFCDREERALLSDIEKLLRRRIPVAEGQAPPADAPPAPAPRAETRRAFAPEDRRRGPRPSQGHAPRGRRS, encoded by the coding sequence GTGACTTTTCCCGTTTCCGGGCGGCCCGTGGCGGCCCCCGTCGAGGCGCCGCGTGCCACGGGCAACGCGCCGATCGTTCCGGTTTCCATGGGCGGCGAGGCCCCCGGCGCTGCGTTCGCCGCGCTCGGCCTCGCGGCCCCGCTCGTGCGCGCCCTCGTGAAAGAGGGCTACGAGCACCCGACGCCCATTCAATCCCAGTCGATCCCCGAGGCGCTCTCCGGCCGTGATTTGCTCGGCTGCGCCCAGACCGGCACCGGCAAGACGGCGGCGTTCGTCCTGCCAATCCTCCAGCGCCTGTCGAAGACGCAACGGCATGGCGGCATTCGCGCGCTCGTCCTCACGCCGACCCGCGAGCTCGCGGCGCAGATCGGCGAGCGCGTCACCGCGTACGGGCGGCACCTCGGGCTTCGCCACGTCGTGATTTACGGCGGCGTCGGCCAGCGGCCGCAGGAGGAGAACCTCGCCAAGGGCCCCGATCTGCTCGTGGCCACGCCGGGCCGGCTGCTCGACCTGATGCAGCAGGGGTTCGTCCGCCTCGATCGCGTGGAGGTCTTCGTCCTCGACGAGGCCGATCGTATGCTCGACATGGGCTTCATCCACGACGTGCGCCGCGTCGTCGCGGCGCTGCCCAAGCAAAAGCAGACGCTCTTCTTCTCGGCGACGATGCCCCGCGAGATCGCCGCGCTCGCCGATAACATCCTGGTCGACCCGGCGCGCGTCTCGGTCACGCCCGCGCGCGCGGCCGCCGACACCGTCGAGCAGTCGATCTTCTTCGTCGAGAAGGCCGACAAACGCGCCCTGCTCGAGCGGCTCTTGCGAGCGTCGAGCGTCGAGCGCGCGCTCGTCTTCACCCGCACGAAGCACGGCGCCAACCGCATCTCCGAGCAGCTCGTGCGCGCCGGCATCGAGGCGCTCGCCATTCACGGCAACAAGTCGCAAGGCGCCCGCGAGCGCGCCCTCGACCGCTTCCGCCGCGGCGTCACGCCCGTGCTCGTCGCGACGGACATCGCCGCGCGTGGCATCGACGTCGAGGGCGTCTCGCACGTCATCAATTACGATCTGCCGAACGTGCCCGAGAGTTACGTGCACCGGATCGGCCGTACGGGCCGCGCGGGCGCGACGGGCAGCGCCATTTCGTTCTGCGACCGCGAGGAGCGCGCGCTGCTCTCGGACATCGAAAAGCTCCTCCGTCGCCGCATTCCGGTGGCCGAGGGCCAGGCGCCTCCCGCCGACGCGCCGCCCGCCCCGGCCCCGCGCGCCGAGACGCGCCGCGCCTTCGCGCCCGAAGATCGCCGCCGGGGACCGCGCCCCTCGCAAGGCCACGCCCCGCGCGGCCGTCGAAGCTGA
- a CDS encoding pirin family protein, translating into MARASTRRHFLLAAGAAIPAATFALLSRDADAPAPLAAGGGLDPDARPVLRIVRAEPTRDGAGVRLSRALGGRALPDLDPFLLLDEFHTDRPDDYIAGFPDHPHRGFETVTYMIHGAMEHRDSVGNRGRLGPGSAQWMTAGRGIIHSEMPRQEQGLMWGFQLWVNLPAARKMTKPRYQDIPPSAIPEVDITDARVRVVAGEAGGRRGPVDGVIVAPSLLDVTLEAGASFRHPLPIEHNAFVYVIEGSARIGPEGTKVARGELAVLGAGRSAISTSAAGARLLLLAGQPIGEPIARRGPFVMNTAEEIQRAFEDYRSGRLVGG; encoded by the coding sequence ATGGCCCGTGCTTCGACCAGGCGCCACTTCCTCCTCGCCGCGGGTGCTGCCATCCCCGCGGCGACGTTCGCCTTGCTCTCGCGTGACGCCGACGCGCCCGCGCCCCTCGCCGCGGGCGGCGGGCTCGATCCCGACGCGCGCCCCGTGCTTCGAATCGTGAGGGCCGAGCCCACGCGGGACGGCGCCGGCGTGCGGCTCTCGCGCGCGCTCGGGGGCCGGGCCCTTCCCGACCTCGATCCCTTCCTCCTCCTCGACGAGTTCCACACCGATCGCCCGGACGATTACATCGCCGGTTTCCCCGATCATCCGCACCGCGGCTTCGAGACCGTCACGTACATGATCCACGGCGCGATGGAGCACCGGGACAGCGTGGGAAATCGGGGCCGCCTCGGCCCTGGCAGCGCGCAATGGATGACCGCGGGGCGCGGGATCATCCACTCCGAGATGCCCAGGCAGGAGCAGGGGCTCATGTGGGGTTTTCAGCTCTGGGTGAACCTGCCGGCCGCGCGCAAGATGACGAAGCCGCGATATCAGGACATCCCGCCCTCGGCGATCCCCGAGGTCGACATCACGGACGCGCGTGTGCGGGTCGTCGCGGGCGAGGCCGGAGGGCGGCGCGGGCCCGTGGACGGCGTGATCGTCGCGCCGAGCTTGCTCGACGTCACGCTCGAGGCCGGCGCGAGCTTCCGGCATCCCTTGCCGATCGAGCACAATGCATTCGTGTACGTGATCGAGGGCTCCGCGCGGATCGGGCCCGAGGGCACGAAGGTCGCGCGAGGCGAGCTCGCCGTGCTCGGCGCGGGCCGATCCGCCATTTCGACGAGCGCCGCCGGGGCGCGCCTCTTGCTTCTCGCGGGGCAGCCGATCGGCGAGCCGATCGCGCGCCGCGGGCCTTTCGTGATGAACACGGCGGAGGAGATCCAGCGGGCCTTCGAGGATTATCGCTCGGGGCGCCTCGTCGGGGGCTGA
- a CDS encoding serine/threonine-protein kinase, whose translation MLRFWQRRKDDPRVIPPSAEGADEGAARSSEQGTFKPGMQIAGKFSLQRLIAAGSMGTVFEAWDMFVERRVAIKLMHPNFDRDPSMIARFRREAQTTAAIQHPNVVTVHEVGQRRDGTFYMVQELLEGESLREYLAPRGRLTEHEAMTIMVPIMGALIAAHRRGIVHRDIKPENIVLTESTSGEIVPKLIDFGLARVHTLDPNRKLTLSGVVMGTPEYMAPEQAKGDPGVDARADVWSVGAVLFELLSGRRPFDGPTHQTVLIKIVTEPPPILSMFVDDIPSAFLEVVQGALVQERERRYPSMQAFRDKLVFAYENISHRVVLAQTMGAPLDEVEAAPTSRLSTEGIEGGGDVQELDPADLVLDEDTVTELDEAIASLATTTIATVPRSEIEWRDAAALFPGSPPTAEENAAFDALGVNALRDAEAHAARAIEASSAPETIARMRLVQAIARRWLGHMAEARRAAEEAITRLPRGSTAYHAALGHLVIASASMGDGARIAAFVDELAALAREGVLSEAHIVTAGRLVVALVRAGLPDRAHDVFAGAQRLAQRHSVASAFVFAWLDVARAELALHEGDLIAYVRRIESAVENFTSAGDMRNACLQRCNIGNAYLHLGAYGLAVAAFREAQAIAEPMQLDFVSSLLANLGYALAHMENLTEAIVVETAALERLVRQGNRRGEGFVRVYLSTILRLAGRTDEALAMAQQAMDVSEGVPAVRACALALVAGIKIVQNNVREAFTKATEAMQILDRLEGIEEGESLIQWTYALALRVNGAEEEALRRITEARRRLQKRADRISDPRWRQSFLEQVPDNARVMEFAAIWLGER comes from the coding sequence ATGCTTCGCTTCTGGCAACGCCGCAAAGACGACCCGCGCGTGATCCCTCCTTCCGCGGAAGGGGCCGACGAGGGCGCGGCGCGCTCCTCGGAGCAAGGGACGTTCAAGCCGGGGATGCAGATCGCCGGCAAGTTCTCGCTCCAGCGCCTCATCGCCGCGGGCTCGATGGGCACCGTCTTCGAGGCGTGGGACATGTTCGTGGAGCGGCGCGTCGCCATCAAGCTGATGCACCCGAACTTCGATCGGGACCCCAGCATGATCGCGCGCTTCCGCCGCGAAGCGCAGACGACCGCCGCGATCCAGCACCCGAACGTGGTGACCGTGCACGAGGTCGGGCAGCGCCGCGACGGCACGTTTTACATGGTGCAGGAGCTGCTCGAGGGCGAGAGCTTGCGTGAATACCTCGCCCCGCGCGGCAGGCTCACCGAGCACGAGGCCATGACGATCATGGTCCCCATCATGGGCGCGCTCATCGCCGCGCACCGCCGCGGCATCGTGCACCGCGACATCAAGCCCGAGAACATCGTCCTCACCGAGTCGACCTCCGGCGAGATCGTCCCCAAGCTCATCGACTTCGGCCTCGCCCGCGTCCACACGCTCGACCCGAACCGCAAGCTGACGTTGAGCGGCGTCGTCATGGGCACGCCCGAGTACATGGCGCCCGAGCAGGCGAAGGGAGATCCAGGGGTCGACGCGCGCGCCGATGTCTGGTCCGTCGGCGCGGTCCTCTTCGAGCTGCTCTCCGGGCGGCGGCCCTTCGACGGCCCGACGCACCAGACCGTGCTCATCAAGATCGTCACGGAGCCGCCGCCGATCCTGTCGATGTTCGTCGACGACATCCCCTCTGCCTTCCTCGAGGTCGTCCAGGGCGCGCTCGTGCAGGAGCGAGAGCGGCGTTATCCGTCGATGCAGGCGTTCCGCGACAAACTCGTCTTCGCCTACGAGAACATCTCGCACCGCGTGGTCCTCGCGCAGACGATGGGCGCGCCTCTGGACGAGGTCGAGGCCGCGCCGACGTCGCGGCTCAGCACAGAGGGGATCGAGGGCGGCGGGGATGTGCAGGAGCTCGATCCGGCGGATCTCGTCCTCGACGAGGACACGGTGACCGAGCTCGACGAGGCCATCGCGAGCCTCGCGACGACGACGATCGCCACGGTCCCGCGGTCGGAGATCGAGTGGCGCGACGCAGCCGCGCTCTTCCCCGGATCGCCGCCGACGGCCGAGGAGAACGCCGCGTTCGACGCGCTCGGCGTGAACGCGCTCCGGGACGCGGAGGCCCACGCGGCGCGGGCGATCGAGGCGTCGAGCGCGCCGGAGACGATCGCGCGCATGCGGCTCGTGCAGGCGATCGCGCGTCGCTGGCTCGGTCACATGGCCGAGGCGCGGCGCGCGGCGGAGGAGGCGATCACGCGCTTGCCGCGCGGGAGCACGGCCTATCACGCCGCGCTCGGGCACCTCGTGATCGCGTCGGCGAGCATGGGCGACGGCGCGCGGATCGCGGCCTTCGTCGACGAGCTCGCCGCGCTCGCGCGCGAGGGCGTGCTCAGCGAGGCGCACATCGTGACGGCCGGGCGCCTGGTCGTCGCGCTCGTGCGCGCGGGCCTGCCGGATCGAGCGCACGACGTCTTCGCGGGCGCGCAGCGTCTCGCGCAGCGGCACAGCGTGGCGAGCGCGTTCGTGTTCGCCTGGCTCGACGTGGCGCGCGCCGAGCTCGCGCTGCACGAGGGGGATCTCATCGCGTACGTGCGGCGCATCGAGTCGGCCGTGGAGAACTTCACGTCGGCCGGCGACATGCGCAACGCCTGCCTCCAGCGCTGCAACATCGGCAACGCGTACCTGCACCTCGGCGCGTATGGCCTCGCGGTCGCGGCGTTCCGCGAGGCGCAGGCGATCGCCGAGCCGATGCAGCTCGACTTCGTCTCCTCGCTCCTCGCGAACCTCGGTTACGCCCTCGCGCACATGGAGAACCTCACCGAGGCGATCGTGGTGGAGACGGCGGCGCTCGAGCGCCTCGTGCGTCAAGGCAACCGGCGCGGCGAGGGGTTCGTGCGGGTCTACCTCTCGACGATCCTGCGGCTCGCGGGCCGGACGGACGAGGCGCTCGCCATGGCGCAGCAGGCGATGGACGTCTCCGAGGGCGTGCCCGCGGTGCGCGCGTGCGCGCTCGCGCTCGTCGCGGGGATCAAGATCGTGCAGAACAACGTGCGCGAGGCGTTCACGAAGGCGACGGAGGCCATGCAGATCCTCGATCGGCTCGAAGGGATCGAGGAGGGTGAGAGCCTGATCCAGTGGACGTACGCGCTCGCGTTGCGCGTGAACGGGGCCGAGGAGGAGGCGCTGCGTCGCATCACGGAGGCGCGGCGACGGCTGCAGAAGCGCGCCGATCGCATCAGCGATCCGCGCTGGCGGCAGAGCTTCCTCGAGCAGGTGCCCGACAACGCGCGGGTGATGGAGTTCGCCGCGATCTGGCTCGGCGAGCGCTGA
- a CDS encoding SDR family oxidoreductase — MAKDLEGKVFLVTGATEGIGKAAAMAFAKRGATLVLVGRSREKSERVVKEIKEASGNENVELLLGDLSKIADTRAVASAFRAKYDRLDVLVNNAGAVFTDHKLSDDGIEMTFALNHMAYFVLTTSLLDLIKKTPKARVISTSSGAHHMGKMDLATVAKRSGKSAGFGAYGDSKLANVLFTRELARRLEGSSATANCMHPGYVRTGFALNNGPIAAAFAKAAAALFARTPEKGADTIIWLATSDEAASYNGEYFQDRGVARTSKRARNDELAKGLWELSEKLAS; from the coding sequence ATGGCGAAGGATCTCGAAGGCAAAGTGTTTCTGGTGACGGGCGCGACCGAAGGCATCGGCAAGGCGGCCGCCATGGCCTTCGCCAAGCGCGGCGCGACCCTCGTGCTCGTCGGGCGCAGCCGCGAGAAGAGCGAGCGCGTGGTGAAGGAGATCAAGGAGGCGAGCGGAAACGAAAACGTCGAGCTCCTCCTCGGCGACCTCTCGAAGATCGCCGACACGCGCGCCGTGGCCAGCGCCTTCCGCGCGAAATACGACCGGCTCGACGTGCTCGTGAACAACGCGGGCGCCGTCTTCACCGACCACAAGCTCAGCGACGACGGGATCGAGATGACGTTCGCGCTGAACCACATGGCCTACTTCGTCCTCACGACGAGCCTGCTCGACCTGATCAAGAAGACGCCGAAGGCCCGCGTGATCAGCACGTCGAGCGGCGCCCACCACATGGGCAAGATGGACCTCGCTACGGTCGCGAAGCGGAGCGGCAAGTCCGCGGGCTTCGGCGCGTACGGCGATTCGAAGCTCGCGAACGTCCTGTTCACGCGTGAGCTCGCCCGGCGCCTCGAAGGTTCGAGCGCGACGGCGAACTGCATGCACCCCGGCTACGTACGCACGGGCTTCGCGCTGAACAACGGCCCGATCGCGGCGGCCTTCGCCAAGGCCGCCGCCGCGCTGTTCGCCCGCACGCCGGAGAAGGGCGCCGACACGATCATCTGGCTCGCGACGAGCGACGAGGCCGCCTCGTACAACGGCGAATACTTCCAAGATCGCGGCGTCGCGCGGACGTCGAAGCGCGCGCGAAACGACGAGCTCGCGAAGGGCCTGTGGGAGCTCTCGGAGAAGCTCGCCTCCTGA
- a CDS encoding prolyl-tRNA synthetase associated domain-containing protein → MTSPQKGALFERLAALGIETETVTHPPVYTVEEAKAHRVRHDGVHVKNLFLRNKKGAMWLVVLDEDRVVDLRDLGRRIGAGHVSFCSPERLRQHLGVEPGSVTPLAAMMDEAGLVRVVLDAKVLTRDPVHCHPLTNDHTTAIRGEDLVRFLRATGHEPVVLDLDAPAAPAPSL, encoded by the coding sequence ATGACGAGCCCCCAAAAAGGCGCGCTCTTCGAGCGGCTCGCGGCCCTCGGCATCGAGACGGAGACCGTCACGCATCCGCCCGTCTACACCGTGGAGGAGGCGAAGGCGCATCGGGTACGGCATGACGGCGTACATGTGAAGAACCTCTTCTTGCGCAACAAGAAGGGCGCGATGTGGCTCGTGGTGCTCGACGAGGATCGCGTGGTGGACCTGCGGGACCTCGGCCGTCGTATCGGGGCGGGGCACGTCTCGTTTTGCTCGCCCGAGAGGCTGCGGCAGCACCTCGGGGTCGAGCCGGGATCGGTCACGCCGCTCGCGGCGATGATGGACGAGGCGGGCCTCGTGCGGGTGGTGCTCGACGCGAAGGTCCTCACGCGGGACCCGGTGCACTGCCATCCCCTGACGAACGACCACACGACGGCGATCCGTGGCGAGGACCTCGTGCGGTTCTTGCGGGCGACGGGACACGAGCCGGTCGTGCTCGACCTCGACGCCCCCGCCGCGCCTGCTCCTTCACTATAA